From a region of the Latilactobacillus sakei genome:
- a CDS encoding translation initiation factor IF-1 has product MAKDDVIEIEGKVTDTLPNAMFKVELENGAVILAHVSGKIRKNYIKILPGDRVTVELSPYDLTKGRITYRFK; this is encoded by the coding sequence GTGGCAAAAGATGACGTCATTGAAATTGAAGGTAAAGTAACTGATACTTTACCAAATGCAATGTTCAAAGTAGAACTTGAAAATGGTGCTGTGATTTTGGCACACGTTTCAGGTAAAATCCGTAAGAATTACATCAAGATTTTACCGGGAGACCGTGTGACAGTTGAACTATCACCATATGATTTGACTAAGGGACGAATTACGTATCGCTTTAAATAG
- a CDS encoding 30S ribosomal protein S11: MANKKNAPRKRRVKKNIEAGVAHIHSTFNNTLVMITDPNGNAVAWSSAGSLGFKGSRKSTPFAAQMAAEAAGKEAMEHGMKSIEVAVKGPGSGREAAIRSLQATGLEVTAIRDVTPVPHNGSRPPKRRRV; this comes from the coding sequence ATGGCAAACAAGAAGAATGCACCACGTAAGCGTCGTGTAAAGAAAAATATCGAAGCTGGCGTTGCACATATTCACTCAACATTTAACAACACTCTTGTAATGATCACTGATCCTAACGGGAATGCTGTTGCATGGTCATCTGCTGGTTCATTAGGTTTCAAAGGTAGTCGTAAGTCAACACCTTTTGCTGCTCAAATGGCTGCAGAAGCTGCTGGTAAAGAAGCCATGGAACATGGTATGAAATCTATTGAAGTTGCTGTTAAAGGACCAGGTTCTGGTCGTGAAGCTGCAATCCGCTCATTACAAGCAACTGGTTTAGAAGTTACTGCTATTCGTGACGTCACACCAGTTCCTCATAATGGATCTCGTCCTCCAAAACGCCGTCGTGTTTAG
- a CDS encoding 50S ribosomal protein L30: MAKLKITLRKSAAHRLPEQRKMVKEFGLNRVNSSVIKPDDAATRGVIFKLAHLVTVEEIKD; encoded by the coding sequence ATGGCTAAATTAAAGATTACTTTAAGAAAAAGTGCTGCTCATCGTCTTCCAGAACAACGTAAAATGGTCAAAGAATTTGGCTTGAACCGAGTAAATAGTTCTGTAATCAAACCAGATGATGCTGCAACTCGCGGTGTGATTTTCAAACTCGCACATTTAGTAACAGTCGAAGAAATTAAAGACTAA
- a CDS encoding 50S ribosomal protein L36, producing MKVRPSVKPMCEHCKVIKRKGRVMIICAANPKHKQRQG from the coding sequence ATGAAAGTAAGACCATCAGTAAAACCAATGTGCGAACATTGTAAAGTTATTAAACGAAAAGGCCGCGTTATGATTATCTGCGCAGCTAATCCAAAACACAAACAACGTCAAGGTTAA
- a CDS encoding preprotein translocase subunit SecY: protein MLKTLRNAFKVKEIRSKILFTLGVLIVYRLGAQITVPGVNAGALTKLGSTGLIPLLDTVSGGGLANYSIFSMGVSPFITAQIVVQLLQMDIVPKFVEWSKQGEVGRRKLNQVTRYLTIILAFIQSIGITAGFNSLSQMGLVKDPGIKTFVSIGIILTGGTMLITWLGEQITDKGLGNGVSMIIFAGIIARLPSGLHQIIKEHVLNASKGEMWLGILFVVGLIVAVLVIVTFVTWVQQANRKIPIQYTRREAGAGDNSYLPLKVNVAGVIPVIFASSFIMTPQTILMAFQGSHGEDAWFKVMSDIFSMQTVTGSIVYTVLIILFTFFYAFVQVNPEKVAENLTKQGSYIPGVWPGKGTEKYLSGVLMRLSTVGALFLGVIALLPQLAANLGGLPQSIGLGGTSLLIVVGVALESTRQLEGLLMKRKYVGFIR from the coding sequence TTGCTTAAAACACTAAGAAACGCATTTAAAGTCAAGGAAATCCGTAGTAAGATTTTGTTTACTTTAGGCGTTTTGATCGTTTATCGTTTAGGTGCACAAATTACGGTACCAGGTGTTAACGCTGGCGCGTTAACCAAGTTAGGATCAACTGGTTTGATTCCTTTACTTGATACTGTTAGTGGTGGTGGCTTGGCGAATTACTCCATCTTCTCGATGGGGGTTTCACCATTCATCACGGCCCAAATTGTGGTTCAATTACTACAAATGGACATTGTGCCTAAATTTGTAGAATGGAGCAAGCAAGGTGAAGTTGGGAGACGTAAACTTAACCAAGTGACGCGTTACTTAACGATCATCTTAGCGTTTATCCAATCAATTGGGATTACTGCTGGCTTTAACTCACTCAGTCAAATGGGTTTGGTTAAGGATCCAGGAATTAAGACCTTCGTTAGCATCGGGATCATCCTGACGGGTGGGACGATGTTAATTACTTGGTTAGGTGAACAGATAACTGATAAAGGTTTAGGGAATGGTGTTTCAATGATTATCTTCGCGGGTATCATTGCGCGCCTCCCAAGTGGCCTTCATCAAATCATCAAGGAACATGTCTTGAATGCTTCTAAAGGTGAAATGTGGCTTGGTATCTTGTTCGTTGTTGGCTTGATTGTAGCGGTTTTAGTCATTGTGACTTTCGTTACTTGGGTGCAACAGGCGAACCGTAAGATTCCAATTCAATATACACGTCGCGAAGCAGGTGCAGGTGACAACAGTTACTTACCACTAAAGGTCAATGTTGCTGGTGTGATTCCGGTTATCTTTGCTAGTTCATTTATTATGACACCTCAAACAATCTTAATGGCCTTCCAGGGAAGCCATGGTGAAGATGCTTGGTTCAAAGTTATGTCAGACATTTTCAGTATGCAAACTGTGACAGGTTCGATCGTTTATACGGTGCTCATTATTCTCTTTACCTTCTTCTACGCGTTTGTTCAGGTTAACCCTGAAAAAGTTGCTGAGAACTTGACCAAACAAGGGAGTTATATCCCAGGTGTTTGGCCGGGTAAAGGTACCGAGAAATATCTCTCCGGCGTATTAATGCGACTATCGACTGTCGGTGCGTTGTTCTTAGGGGTAATTGCATTATTACCTCAATTAGCAGCAAACCTCGGTGGTCTACCTCAATCAATTGGTTTAGGTGGGACTAGTTTACTAATCGTCGTTGGTGTGGCGCTTGAAAGCACACGTCAACTCGAAGGTTTACTCATGAAACGGAAATACGTTGGCTTCATTCGATAA
- a CDS encoding 30S ribosomal protein S13, giving the protein MARIAGVDLPRDKQIVIALTYIFGIGNTTAVKVLADAGVPTDVRTRDLTPDQEDKIRAALDTVKVEGDLRREVSLNIKRLQEIGSYRGMRHRRGLPVRGQNTKNNARTRKGKKVSIAGKKK; this is encoded by the coding sequence ATGGCTCGTATCGCAGGTGTGGATTTACCACGTGATAAACAAATTGTGATTGCTTTAACTTATATTTTCGGAATCGGAAATACAACTGCCGTTAAAGTCTTGGCTGATGCTGGCGTCCCAACAGACGTCCGTACACGCGATTTAACGCCGGATCAAGAAGACAAGATCCGTGCAGCATTAGATACAGTTAAAGTTGAAGGCGATCTTCGTCGTGAAGTTAGCTTAAACATCAAACGTCTACAAGAAATCGGTTCTTATCGTGGCATGCGTCATCGTCGTGGTTTACCAGTTCGTGGTCAAAACACGAAGAACAACGCTCGTACACGTAAAGGTAAGAAAGTTTCTATCGCAGGCAAGAAAAAATAA
- a CDS encoding 50S ribosomal protein L15 → MKLHELKPNEGARDVRKRVGRGTSSGTGKTAGRGQKGQKARSKVRLGFEGGQMPLFRRMPKRGFKNINRKEYAIVNLNDLNRFEDGTEITATVLIEAGVVKNELSGVKVLANGELNKKLNIKVSKYSEAAKAAVEAAGGSIEVI, encoded by the coding sequence ATGAAACTACATGAATTGAAACCTAACGAAGGTGCTCGCGATGTTCGCAAGCGTGTCGGTCGTGGTACGTCTTCAGGTACTGGTAAAACAGCTGGCCGTGGACAAAAAGGCCAAAAGGCTCGTAGTAAGGTACGTTTAGGCTTTGAAGGTGGGCAAATGCCTTTATTCCGTCGTATGCCAAAACGCGGCTTCAAGAACATCAACCGCAAAGAATATGCTATCGTTAACCTTAACGATTTAAATCGTTTTGAAGACGGTACAGAAATCACAGCAACTGTATTAATCGAAGCAGGTGTTGTTAAGAACGAACTTTCAGGTGTTAAAGTATTAGCAAATGGTGAATTAAACAAAAAATTGAACATTAAGGTAAGCAAGTATTCTGAAGCTGCAAAAGCTGCTGTAGAAGCTGCTGGCGGTTCAATTGAGGTGATTTAA
- a CDS encoding adenylate kinase, with protein sequence MNLMLMGLPGAGKGTQAEKIVDAYHIPHISTGDMFRAAMADQTDLGVKAKAFIDKGELVPDDVTNGIVEERLSQADTNVGYLLDGFPRTLDQADALAVITDKLNKPLDGVINIDVDPEILADRLSGRFICKTCGATYHKLYHPTQVEGTCDRCGGHVFFQREDDKPETVKNRLKVNIEMNTPLLDFYEKRNLLYTVDGNQEIDDVFAAVKKVLDTIKD encoded by the coding sequence ATGAATCTCATGTTAATGGGACTTCCTGGCGCTGGTAAGGGAACACAAGCTGAAAAGATTGTTGACGCTTATCATATTCCACACATTTCAACTGGTGACATGTTTAGAGCTGCTATGGCAGATCAAACAGACCTTGGTGTTAAAGCTAAGGCCTTCATCGACAAAGGTGAATTGGTACCAGACGATGTGACAAACGGAATTGTCGAGGAACGTCTTTCACAAGCAGATACTAATGTAGGTTATCTTCTTGATGGTTTTCCTCGGACACTTGACCAAGCGGATGCTTTAGCGGTCATTACTGATAAATTGAACAAACCTTTAGATGGTGTGATTAACATTGATGTTGATCCTGAAATCTTGGCTGATCGTTTATCTGGTCGCTTCATTTGTAAAACTTGTGGCGCAACGTACCACAAGCTTTACCATCCAACTCAAGTGGAAGGCACATGTGATCGCTGTGGCGGCCACGTCTTCTTCCAACGAGAAGATGATAAACCTGAAACGGTTAAGAATCGCTTAAAGGTCAATATCGAAATGAATACACCTTTACTTGATTTTTATGAAAAACGTAACCTGCTTTACACGGTAGATGGGAATCAAGAAATTGATGACGTGTTCGCTGCCGTTAAAAAAGTACTTGATACCATTAAAGACTAG
- a CDS encoding 30S ribosomal protein S5 — protein MTYIDPTHLDLEDRVVSINRVTKVVKGGRRLRFAAIVIVGDKNGHVGFGTGKAQEVPEAIRKAVEDAKKNLINVPKVGTTLPHEVIGRFGAGRVLLKPAVEGSGIAAGGAVRAVMELAGIDDVTSKTLGSKTAINVIRATIDGLTRMKTAEQIAELRNISVESLQN, from the coding sequence ATGACTTACATTGATCCAACTCATTTAGACTTAGAAGATCGCGTTGTTTCAATCAACCGTGTTACAAAAGTTGTTAAAGGTGGACGTCGTCTACGTTTTGCTGCTATCGTAATCGTTGGTGATAAAAACGGTCACGTTGGTTTCGGTACTGGTAAAGCTCAAGAAGTACCTGAAGCTATTCGTAAAGCCGTTGAAGACGCTAAAAAGAATCTAATCAATGTGCCTAAGGTTGGTACAACCTTACCTCATGAAGTTATCGGTCGCTTCGGCGCTGGTCGTGTGCTATTAAAACCAGCCGTTGAAGGTTCTGGTATCGCCGCTGGTGGCGCTGTTCGTGCCGTCATGGAATTAGCAGGAATCGATGATGTGACAAGTAAAACATTGGGTAGCAAAACTGCTATCAACGTTATTCGTGCCACAATTGACGGTTTAACTCGTATGAAGACTGCTGAACAAATCGCAGAATTGCGTAACATCTCTGTAGAAAGCTTACAAAACTAG